CCAATAGAATATTGCCCATTGGTATCGGTAGTAGTAGATTCAACAAATGTTCCGGTGTTATTATAGAGCTCTACAGTAGCTCCCACTATTGGTGCTCCCGATGAAGTTGCTTGATCTCTTCCGTTTCCGCCACCATAATTTACATCTTCAAAAACAGTACCTATAATAAGGTTACTTGGGACTTTTAGTAATACCGCATTAGAGATCACAAAATCCTGACCCACTCCTACATTAGTCGTTACGGTAGATTCACCAGGGCCTATAAAAGCAGAGATATCATAAGTATCTAAGTCAAGTCCCAGAGTTGTTCTATTAACAACCGGACCAACAGTGTTGTCATACACTGTAGAGTTAAACGGATTTCCTCCAGTTTGTCCTCCATCTCCCGATAATGTAAATGTACCCGAACCTGTAGTTACGGTGAGAGATTCATTATTTGCTAATCCCTGATCACCTTCCCAGGAAAGTATAGTAGTTTTAGAACCCGTAGCTCCTATGGCAAAAAAACCAGTTAGATTGTAACTGTTACTATTATTTTGCTGACCATCAAAACCATTATATAAATTAATACTTACAGCCGGTAGGCTAGGAGCCGTATAAAATACCATTAAACTCCAGCCTCCTAATACTACTGTGCTAGAGCAATAAGGCTCTCCATTATCAATAGTAAGATTAGAAAAATCAAATGTATTTGCAGAAAGGTTAGGTATACCTTGTATTAGTGTAGTAACATCACTCGTCATTCCGTATAGACTTGCACCTCCAAAAGTAGAACTTCTAATAATATCTGCGTTTACAGTTTGTCCTTCAAAAGTTACCGATTCATCTGGCGAAGCCGAAGAATGAGCCCAGAAAAGATAGGCTTTTTCGATAGTCGCGCCAACAGGTATAGCAGTAGTTAATGTTGTTCCGGTGGTAGCACCAATTATACTACATTCATTAACCGTGCTATTTCTAAACGAATCTCCGGTAACGGCATAGTCATAATACCCATTAAATTCATCAAAAAGTGTTAAAGGTGCATTTACCTGTATCGGAGTGTCACCAGGATCGTCAATGATAGTTGCTATGGCATTATCTAAAATAACAGTTGGGTCACTGGGATTAGAAAGTATGAGATTAAAAGTTTCATTAGCTTCTGCATAAGAATTATCTATAATAGGAACAACCACATTAATAATTTCTCCCGTAGTACCAGAGAAATTAAGGGTAGATGAAGTAGTGGTATAATCCAACCCTGCAATTGCAGTATTATCAGTGGTAGTATAATCTACAGAAAAAGGACCAGTAGTTGCCCCGATTTGCGTAACTTGAAAAGTTGCTGTTCCTGCATTTTCATTAACAAAAATATCAGTAATACTTAGCTCTGCTGGTGGTTGAACGACATTAAATGTAAGCGTTGTATTTGTGAAAAAATTTGGAAACGACTCTAGAATTAATACTCCATCTTGGTAGACTCGTACATAGCTACCAAACCCATTCCACCCATCACCAAAAGTATCTTCTAATAGTAACGTGTACCCATTTCCATATGGAACACTGGCATAAGCTTGTGGGGTACCGATGTTGTTATAAGCAGTATTTGAAAAACCTGTAAAACAATCTCCAGGATTACAAATTGTAGGGGCTATTGTCGTATTCGAAGGATCTCTAAAAGTAACTCTGTTTTCAGATGACCATGCTACCCAATTAACTTCAATTTCTATCAGTGCCTGAGAGTAAGAAATAAAATTACCAAATACTAGCGTACAAAATATGATAATAAATCTGATATGTAGATGTTTTTTCATTAAGGAGTCAGTGGTATATAGTTGTATAATAACAAATACTATATTAATTAATAATTATAGCTGTAGATTTGTTGTGACCAACGAAAGTTTAGATTAATAGTTCGTAAAGTAGCACTGGTACTCACCTTGAATTGAAAATAAATATAATATGCACATTAGACAAGTTAGTTTAGTTAGGGAAGTGTTTGTTTTCATAGTAATAAGGGGTAAATATAATTATACTATAATTTTTTATCTATTCATTTTATGCTTAATAAATTATATTACAAAAACACAAAATCTTTAAAATATATATTATCTCATTTTTAGGATATTAGTTATTTATTCGATATGTAATTCTCCTATTGGTTATTACTGTCTTTACAATTACATCAAGTGTTCCAGTAGTTGTACCGGCTAAAGGAATATTTTGATCATTTGAAATATCAGCAGATGATACGGTATTATCGAAAGATCCTATCTCGGTTCCCATTACATCAAATGTAAAAGTACAGGAATTTCCTGCAGGTAAACTTACTCCTGAAATAGAAAAAATACTTGATCCAGATATAGCACTAATTGTTCCTCCACAGGAAGAAGTAGCACTCGGGGAGTTTGAAATTGTCATCCCAGATGGTAAATTATCTGTTAATGATAAATTGGTAAGATCTACTCCGGTAGAAGGATTGTTCAAAACAATTGTAACCGTAGATTCCTCACTAAAACCAATAACATCAGGTGAAAAGTTTTTACTTGCTACTGCAGGAAAAGCAACTTCTGTTGAAACAGCAAAAACTCCTCCCCAAATACCTTCAGTGGCGCTTCCGAGCCCAACATTCAAAGTTGTTGCATTGTTAGGAACCAAACCTGTGGCATCAAAAATATCAATATCCATTCCCCAGTTAAAATTTAAATTGGGATTTCTTCCTCCAATATCTACTCCAAATTTAGAGATTGTACTATTCAATGTATTGTTAGCAGGGTTTAAGGCGTTAGAAAGTGCTGTTCCATTTATTGATACGAAATCCCCTGTTTGATTTGCTTCACCATCAAAACCAAAATACCCGGCATCAGTATCAAAAGCACCTATAGATGGGGTTAGTAAACCAGTGACTGTAAAAGCATCATTGGCTCCAAACCCGAAAAAGTCAAAACCATCCCATATACTTACACTACGTGTTATGTCGGCAGGATCTTCATATATGATTACCATAGTCCATCCACCAAATGGACCAGTAAAAGCACTTCCAGTTGTCAAAGGTATGTCGGCAACTGTATATGTTCCTGATCCAGAATTCTGAACAATTGAAGTAACATCAGCATGTGACATAAATACATTCCATCCTACAAATGAGGTAGTCTCTATATTGGTAATATTAGCATCTACTGTTGTGTAAACAGCTGTGCCAGGTTCTCTAAATTGTACTTGTTGAAGATTTAGTGCTGGATTTGGATTTGTAATTCCTACAAAAGTAGAGTTATACGTACCTCCCCAATAAAGCCCAGCCCATGTAACTGTAGCTCCTGCTGGTAGCGTGAAATTTGCACTACTCGAATTTATAGTAGTACCATCAACACTGGCATAGCCCATTACAACTGGAGGGTTATTGGTAGTAGGAGTTCCAGGACAATTAGCAACACAGATAAGATTTGTATTACCAATCATGTCAAAATTACCTCTTACATTAATTGCAAAGCGTTCTTCATATGGTCTTGGGTTTTCAATTTCAATATCCACAATAGTACCAATTCCCTGATCTGTAATATCAACTGAAATATCACTTACATTAGAAAAATTAATGAAATAAGTTTCGTCCCCTTCTGTGCTAATGTCATCCAATATTGGGACAGTTATACTTTCTGTATCACCAATAGTTCCCGAAAACGACAAAGTTCCACTAGTTGTTGTGTAATCTGCTCCAGCGGTAGCAGAGTTATTAGCAGTTGTAAAATCAACAGTAAAACCACTTGCAGTATCTATTCCTGTATGTGTAACTGTAAATGTTGCTGTCCCTGCGTTTTCATCAACCGAAACATCATTTATAGATATTTCAGGTATTGGTTGGATGATATCGAATGTAAGTGTAGTATTTGTAAAAAAATTAGGGAATGACT
The sequence above is a segment of the Aquimarina spinulae genome. Coding sequences within it:
- a CDS encoding Calx-beta domain-containing protein, giving the protein MKKHLHIRLLIILCMLVFGSSVSHAQALIEIEVNWAAWSSENRVTFRNPSNTTIAPTICNPGDCFTGFSNTAYNNIGTPQAYASVPYGTGYTLLLEDTFGDGWNGFGSYVRVYQDGVLILESFPNFFTNTTLTFDIIQPIPEISINDVSVDENAGTATFTVTHTGIDTASGFTVDFTTANNSATAGADYTTTSGTLSFSGTIGDTESITVPILDDISTEGDETYFINFSNVSDISVDITDQGIGTIVDIEIENPRPYEERFAINVRGNFDMIGNTNLICVANCPGTPTTNNPPVVMGYASVDGTTINSSSANFTLPAGATVTWAGLYWGGTYNSTFVGITNPNPALNLQQVQFREPGTAVYTTVDANITNIETTSFVGWNVFMSHADVTSIVQNSGSGTYTVADIPLTTGSAFTGPFGGWTMVIIYEDPADITRSVSIWDGFDFFGFGANDAFTVTGLLTPSIGAFDTDAGYFGFDGEANQTGDFVSINGTALSNALNPANNTLNSTISKFGVDIGGRNPNLNFNWGMDIDIFDATGLVPNNATTLNVGLGSATEGIWGGVFAVSTEVAFPAVASKNFSPDVIGFSEESTVTIVLNNPSTGVDLTNLSLTDNLPSGMTISNSPSATSSCGGTISAISGSSIFSISGVSLPAGNSCTFTFDVMGTEIGSFDNTVSSADISNDQNIPLAGTTTGTLDVIVKTVITNRRITYRINN